CCTGGCTTTGAGGGTAGGGTGAGGTAGGGGCTGTGAGTGCTGGCTGAAGGCCACCCCAGTGAAAGGATCGCTGGGTACCCTGCCCCAAGACGCCTCACTCCGGTTGCATTTTTCCAAGGTGGTCTGGTCGATCACCTTCCCGGAGGGCAGGAGCATGGGGAAGGTCATGATCTCCAGAGTGATGGGGTCCAGGAATTCTTCAGGGATGTCTTGGACGACATCCACCAGCTTGCGGAGGGTCTGCTGCTCGCTGTCGTTGGCGCTGAAGGGCACGCAGTCGCTCTCCATCGGCGTCCAGAGCTCTGGTTTGAGGCTGCCGACATCCTGGGCGAAGAACTGGGAGGCTACCTGAAAGACACCCTCGATCACCTCCTGTGGGCACGATTtggcaggctgtccccacaCCTCCAGCCTCTTAATGCAAGGCAGGCCGCCTCCAGCCACATGGGTGATGCAGATTTTTAAGTGCGACACGTTGCTGAGCGAGGCGGGCCCTTTGTTCCAGAGGTCTTGAGATGCAGAGCCAGGGTAGGAGAAGACATTTTCCATCTGATGGAAGGGAGGCCTTGGCTTGAAGCCTCTGTGGCCGAATGTcactttgctttgattttttaagACAGCTTTGCCCACCAGTGTGAAGGTGTCTTTGTCCGACACAGGCTGACCAGCCAGACCTGAGAACTGACCCTCAGGGCTCTGCCAAGAGGTTTTATTGCATGAGGTAGAGGTGTAAACTTCGAGCCCGGAGAAGGTTTGGTATCCCCCGGATGAGATGTCAATATTAATCCTGCAGATCTCAATGTTGAAGGGAAAAGAGATCGTAACGTGGACTGGAGGCTTGATAAAGTATTCGCTGCGGAAACCACGATTTCTCCTGGCAAGGTCTTCGGAGATCAGATTCTCCACCTCGTAACCATCAGCAGAAATCTGTGTTTCAGGAGAAAACTGGATTTAATttgaagcaagaaaataaaaggaaactaTAATTTCACAAGCACTTACATAGATTTTCAAGATGACATCAACTAGGAACCAAGGCTGCGGTTTCATGTGCAGCTGAGACAACAGAGGAGATCCCTGCTCCTGAGGCAGACCAGACCCACTCCCACCCTCCTCCAGCCACATGGTCCCATCCGCTCTTCTCTGCACCCTCTGTTACCTGGCCAGCCATTTGCAGAGCTGACTTCACTgctaaaagagaggaaaattatGGACGGTTTGTGGTTTTGGCTGGGTCAGTGAACTAAATCAAGTGGGAGAGTgtggctgggagcagagcatgTGTGCGTGGGGGAGATGGGAGTCTCCTCTCTTTCAACAGTGGTGAAACATTATGCCAGCTTATCCTGCCATGTGGAAACGTACTCGGAATCACACAGTTACAGGATCCCAGAGAAACCTCTGGAGATCAGCTAGCCGACTGtctcctcctgctctgggaTCAATCCTACCCATCCCTGAGGGAGATCGGTCTAACCAGGCTGGGTTCCACCCCATGTCTCCTAGAAGATGCAATCCCACCCTCTGGTCTGCTCCTGGGCAGACTGGCTCTACCCATTCCCTCTCCTGGAAGCCCTGGGGCCTAAAAACTCTGCAGCACTTGCTAAATGAACAAATAACAGCAAGGAATATCTATTTATTCCACCTGCTTAATATGGTCACTCTACACCCTCCTGATCACAATAATCACACTGAACCTCAGTAGCACTGGCCAGGTCTCTCAACACAGCATCTGGATGGATGGTCACGCTTGTACTGCTGTTTTTGCAGCACAATACTTACAAATCCAAGGCTGTCTTGGATTTTGGGGTGTGAGCTGGTGGGGAGACTTAGAATTAAAAAGTTGCTTTGAATTAAAAACTAGTTAGTATCTAAGAGATTCCGACGATGCTGGGTGAAAACTTAATTACTTCTAGAGTACAGTAACTTCAGCAAACATTGCCAAGAGCTGCATATTCTACTGGACAACGGGAAAGCTCTAATACTGCAGGGAAAAAGGTATCTCAAGTCAAAGCACGCATACCCATAAGCACATAACATTGTCTCGTTATGAGATCCTGCAAAATTAGGGCTTCTTCCTTCCAACAATTAGTGTGTGCCACATTAAAGCAGTCGCAGGAGGTTATACAGTGTTCTAACACCACCTGGCAAAGACTGACCAATGCACAGACAGGACAAACCAAATTTTGAAGAGTAACTTCTGGGAAATCTCTCAATACTGATTTTTCAAAGTACTGAGCCTTCAGCTCCACTTTTATCTTCACATGAGCTGCAGATCCCAAGCACCCAGACACGCATTCTCTTAGTGCTCGCACATCAGTGATTCTCTCAAGACTGAAGCACAAAAGGGGAAGGGGATCCAGGAGGACAGATTCCCAACATCGGTTCACAAAACCTCCTTGCTGGGAATAACAGGAGACTGGTAAGCTTGGAAGAGAAAGCTGTGAGCAGAACCACCCAAATCACAACCCTCCCACATCACcggaaaattattttaattgacaAAAATGCTCTCAGCTCTGCAGACTAAAGAGCCTACAGCTTACCTAGGTCTGGACTGCATTTGTCCTCAACACTTCTGTCGCCAGTGGACATATACACAGCCTCCCATGTTAAAATCCCTCTCTGAACCAGCCAGACCACACAAAATGATGGGAGTTTGCTGTGAGTtgcctttgctttgttttctcaggGTAGCCTGGCATGGCCAGCCAAAAATCAGTCTTCCAGAAACACTGCTAATTATCACAGATGAGCAGCGAACAAGCCCTCTCCAGCCCCAACCAGCCCAGCATGCCACTTCCACCTaactcctccatccctccagcTCCCTAAAACCCCACACATCATGACTTTACCTTGTTGCAGTGAATTCTTGGCTTGAACTGTGGGAGACAGACGTTTATTACCATCTTGGCAGTTGGAGAGACCTCACTTTCTGAGCATCAGATTcagcttgtaaaaaaaaaaaagcaaaataaagaaagtGAACATCAGTGAACAGTGAAAGGATCTCGTGTTTTGGAGCCTATATGAATTACAAGCTCGGTGGTTCCTAAAATGCAGCTCAGATCTGAGTCCAAGAGGTAAAGCCAATATAAACCCAAATGACTGTGGTGGAGAGACGGGATCGAGagaaaaaattgcattaataTTAATCAGTGAACCCCTGGAGAATTATCAAAGAGAAAATGGCTATTTTAACTAGAAATGTCTTACCTATGGATAGACTAGCAATTAGATCTGAAAGTTCATCAAAGAGGCAGGAGGTTTTGTAGATACAGTAAAGCATGAGAATATCGCATGAGAATATCACATGGGGTTGTCAAAGGAATTGGTGTGAGCTCTCAGCAGCCTCAGTCGGACCTGGAGGACACGGACGGGCTGCTCTGTGATCTGACGGGGGCATTCAGCACCGCAGCCCCTCACTGCTGCGAGGTGGAAAGAGCCGGTGTCCATTCCCACCGTGTGGCCTTGAACTGCCTGTTTTGTCTCCGTGCATGCCACGTCTATCGCTGCCTTCAGCAGTTTGAGGCAGGACCTGCCTGCGCTCTTGGACAACACCCAACACAACAAGCTCAGACAGGGCCTCTTGGGACGAGGGTAACACCAGTCAGCACTAACACACCgctgctgcaaagagaaatgtttcttgAGATGTAAGCTAAGATTAAACACAAATATTAATAATCGGTATTTAATAGCTCCAAGGGAGCAGAGGGCATTTAATAGCTCTGAGAGAGATCATCTGTGTTCTGAACACCGGCCCAGCTGATTCTTCTGACAATGTTCATTAAAGAAACTCAAGTGAACACACCTTCTTTTCCATTCAAAAAAATGTGACTCAAATTGGTTTGATCCTTTTTAAGAATGAAATTATCTGCAAGGCAAAAGTTTTAACCTTTCGTTAACCTTAGTTTTAATATGTCATTGCCTTGGGCAACCTTGCAAATCAGGAACCCACGGCTTTCTTCAAGAACAAGCAGCTCTTTAATGATTTTCAACTGAAGCTGTTAGTTCAGCCAAAATGAAATTGGCCTTCTGGGGGCACGTCAGTCCGGCCACTGAAATGCAGAGCATTAATGAGCTTGCTTTCCCTGCCTGCTAAGCGTGCGGGTGCAGTCCGGTCTGCGCATGATCGAGCGCAACAGTCTGAAATGAGAAATGTGGTACCCACGGTACAAATCCCACATACAAAAATCAACACAATAGAAGCCAAGCCTGCAGAGAGCAGAACTTGAAGCTTACAATGCTAATGCTTAACCAAAGCAGGTGTGAACTTAGGAAAAGCTGCAGCTTGCCAGACAAGCACCCCTTCTAGCCCAATATTTGGTCTCACAGCCATCAGGAGCAATTCCTGCTCCTCAACAGGGAACACGGGAACAGGGCAAGCACAAACCAATGCTCCCCCAATACTACTTTCTTGGCTGCCTGAGCCTGAGAAGCTTCCAGTACAGGGCTGCCAGTGTGGAATTGTTCAAACAGGCTTTTAAACTGGTTTGACTTTTGGCACCTACATCTTGTGGGAATAAGATTGCTGGTTTAACTACAGGCTGTGTGACAAAACTACTCTTTTTGGTTCATTTTGAACCTGTTGCCTGGTAAATTAGCTTGGCTCTCAACACTGGTATTATGGAAAATGGCAAATCAACTCTCTTTGCTCCCTTTCTTGGAATGACTCACGATTCGCGATCTGTTCTATTTCTCCTCGCATCTCTTTCCTGCGCTGAAGACTTCTCCATTCCAATCTGACCATACTGGTGCATTTGCATTGAGCAAGTCTTGGTGAGACCTTCCCTCGATGTCGGTGAGCAGGGAGAGGCACCTTCACCTCTGCACCCCTGCAAAATCATCGCTTTAAAAACTCACTTCTCATGAGCCGCTGTCTACTGAGATCCTGCCTATGGCAGATGTCAAATTCTCCTGCGGACCTTGCGCTGTGCAACCTCCTCTTTCTAAGTGCTGCCTCGTGCTAGGCAAATCACGGATGGGTGCAAGCCATCCCTCAGGACAGACTCACGTCTTCTTCCAAGCCTAGGGCTGTTACTGAGGTTGCATCCTAAATCTTCATCCTTTCCTACCATGCTTTTAATAATCTGTGGCAATTAGCTTTGGTTAATTACAAACAATTTATTCTCTCACTCAACTTGCTGTTTTTCAATTCAGTTCCTCCTTGTTCTGCAGCATGAGgagctatatatatatatatatgtgtgtgtgtattttacAGGATTTTCTCTTACCTGTTTGTGACCCTGACAGACTTAAACAACTCAGGCTAATTTTTCCAGGTTCATCATCTCACTAAGAAAATGCACTATTCTGCAAGTCCAAGTCActgctctcctttcttctgaaaagctcTGCTGCACTCTTGCTTCACAGCTAAAGTTGGTCACTGAGTTGCTTTTACCCATGGCTGTGTTTTTTTTACTCTTACCATGAAAACACAACTCAGAAGACAAACAGTGGGCACGAAGGGACAGATTAAATGAGAAACTGGAATGAGACTAGGACTAAGCTTCCGTGTAAAGAAGGAAAGCGAGAACTGGCTGGACACACTGTGATAGGAAAGTAAAGGGGCCGGCTGAGGCCAGAGAGGCAGGCTGGGAACAAGAATCAGCAGGGACAGGCAAAAGCAGCCGAGAGGAACTGATCAGAGCAGCAGCCAGATTCAGATGGGGACAGTGAGCCCCGGACCCCTCTAGCAAAGAGCCTGGGCTGAAGCAAGAGCTGGGGAAATGCAGACTGTAAAAACCTCTGGGACAAGAATGGGATGGAGCAGCAGATGTGGCTTCCCACGGCTACTGGTGCCATTACACCCCAAACTTGTGTGGAGGTCTCCTGTGCTAGTGACAACTCACGTGGTTGTGGCACGAAGAAGGATCTGAATTTatgaacactttaaaaattcaaCACCTGCACAACTGCATTACTAAAGTCATTACTCATCAAAACATCGAACTCAAAGATCACGAAGGACTTAAAGACTATGAAGTGCCATCAGGATGCCACACAAGTGTCCATCTCTCTCGAGTGCGAGAATGAAGATCTTTCGACTAGGTGGTGAAATGCAGACCTGAAGGACTGCACTCTGTCCTTTTCTATACCAGCAAGATCCTCTGTGGTCTTGGGCAAGTCATTTAAAACCAGCCTTTTTGGAGCTATTCACTAAGTGCCTTCCTGGTGTCCTACCCAAGACTAGAGAGCTGCTGCAGTAAGGAACGTGCATTGTGGTCACTGAACTAAGGTGCTCCATAATGCTGAGTatttgagagaggaaaaaaacgaGCCCAGACATTTTAAACCAGGCAGCCAAAATGAGCTAATATACAGCAACTGTCTTGGGACAGCAACCTGCTTACTGCCACCTCTCTTCCCATCCTCCACCTCAGGATTAATTTCAGCACCTTGAAATGCTGCATGGCAAAACAGCCAGAACAGCTCAGCTGCCTTTGCAGTGGGAATGGGAGTTTCATTTGCTGCTCCATGTGAAATAATCCCTTCAGCTCTGCTCAGATGCAGAGTCTGCCCTGTACACCTCAGGAAATGTCCCTCCTCTCGGCGAGAACCACCACCTGAAAGCTCAGGAAGATGCCAGCAACTCTGTCCTCACAATGACATGCAGAAATCAGACACCAGGCCACATCCTGAGCAAGAAAATAACACAGTGAGCCATGTGACGGAGGGTGAAACCAGCAGCCTCCAGAGCAGATGCTTCACACAGCCAGAGTTTGCACAGGATTCATCATTGCCCAGGCAGCGGAATCACCTGGATTTGTCAGCCCCATTCGGTGGCAGACGGTATCAACAGGGTCAACACGATGCAAATCCTCTCTGGCAGGCATTGCTGAGAGCCGAGCACTAAATTAACGTCTCAGGGTCAGAGCACCCCAACACTCAGCCCCAGCTTCCATCTCATCGCTCAGCTTTCACGCTCTGTCCTGCTCATGCACAGCTCCTAAAGGAAAAACTCAGACTGCCTGACTACCAGCCCCAGCTTGACAGTGATAGAAACAGTGAGGAAATACATATGTGCATTCCTAGCACCCAGCTCAGCTTCATGACTAAAGATCATCCCAATTCCCTCCCAAATACCACTGTTCTGCTCTCACAGAGCCACCAAATCCATCCAGTTTCATTTAGGGTGAAGAAAAAGGTAATCgcagagaaaaatgaatagGACAGTAGTTTTTATTTGTCATGGAAGCATTTGAGGATGTATGTACAAAAGGAGAGCATGGGACATATGACTGTCAGCAGAGCAGAATTGACTAACACAGCAAGGCAGCCTGAGCACACAGAGGACCTGCCAAAAACTTAACCAACACTCAGAGACCATTTTAATCAGTAAACAGAAAGAGATGCATCTGGGAGGCAGTGTCAGCCTCTGAGCGAGCACTATACCAGACTAGCCAGCCCTGCTAAGCAGTGCTGGGTCAAACACTTTGTAATGGAGGTAGCTCAGTTTCTCCAAACGCGTGCGTTTGAGCAGAGGAAACCATTCCCAGAAGGGAAGCTCAACCACCACGtaccccagctgctgcagctgccgccGTTTCAAGCAGTGCAGCCCCAAGAGCCGCTTGGAGCAGTAGCAGTAGTGGTTTCGGTTGGACACCTGAATTGCCAGTTTCACCTGCCGAGGCTGCCGGTCCAGTGTAAGAGATGGGGGGACTTCAAGACAGCACTCCGATTTAGGCTCAACTTGCAATCTGGCATCTGCAAGAAGAGCTCCACCTGAAAGCACAGCACTATCCCCTGCATTTGGTGTTCctgcttcttccctcccctcctgcccaggaGTCCTGGCTTCATTTTCCACTTCCACAGGAGACTGGCTACTAGATGTCCCTTTTATAAGCTGAGCCATTAAGTCATCCGTTAGACTAACTCCAAAGTCTTTCAGTTTCTTATCTGTAATAGGGTCCTTTAAGTTGAAAGGGATGGGATGTCCATCCATAGCCAAATGAACCTCTAGATCACTCGATCTCGTGTGAGGCAGGATCATGTGGTTCTTCACATATTCGGGGCCACCTAACATGCTCTCGAGAAGAGACACAGCTTCCACAATTTCAGGCCTGACATAGATTTCTTGCTCTGCAAAATTCAAAACCATCTCGGTCATCTCTTGATAAAGCTGAGGTGAAAGGCGGCTGCCTTGGTAGCTCGGGCACTCAATTTCAACACTCTTACTAAGCGTGAACAGGTCCTTTTTGAGCTCATACTTACTACCTCTTGTTTTCTGGACAAACTCATCCCTCAAAGCATAGTCTATCAGGTCCTCTGGGAAGCGTTTGACAAATGCCAGGCCAAGCAAACCAGTAAGGAGATGCTCTGGATACTTCCTAAATTCATGGAGTTTCCTATGCATCTGCTCTATCAGGCTGCAGTAAAACTCTTCCTCATTCGGCGGTTCATAGTCCAGGCATCCAAACGACCACAAGAACTTGGCAGCATCTTTGCTTCGGCAGTAAGTCACCTTAGAAGGCAAAGACATGGCTACAGCAGCCATAATGCCCTCGTCAAAGTAGTGTAGGGATGAACATGTAAGAGTGATGTGCATGATGCCCTGGATGTTTACTGTAGGAATCCGAGTGGGAATGACCTTCCCAAGTTCTTTCAAGAGGGGTAAGTGGTCCACGCGACTGTAGCGGAGTAGTTTAAGCACGTTCACCAAAGCATAAGTGCTCATGTCTTCCATCTGCAGGTAGACTCTGTCTGCAATTTTTCTCATGACGTGGTCAGAGATACCACTGAGGGACTTGAAGAGCCCTAAGCAGACAGCACCCACCTCCTCCAGCATGAAGGAGTCCAAGTACTTCAAAATCATGCTCTCCACCTTCTGCGTCAAGTCTGCGGGTGACCTCCGGCCTTCACCTATGATATAAAGAAGCTGAACAAACTGGGGCAAAGTGAGGTCTTTCCAGTGCATGTTGGCATAGCTGAACAAAATGCTCAGGTAGGAAGGCACGCTACGCTCCAGACAGCGCCAGCAAtcagccaccagcagcagctggtcCAGGTTCATGTCCCACACTCGCCGGCAGAATTCGTTCTCACATGCGTTCAGCagagggtgggtgggtggaaCAACCAAACGAACACAAGCTTTCAAAATATCGACGAGTTCTGAAGTACTAAACAACCTGATGTTTTTGACAGCACAGCGACACAGTGTATTAAACCTGGGTTCGGACACCAACGCTGCGTGTTGTTCCACTGGCAAACGACTCAGCTtgcaaaaataatctgtgatagTTCCTGGGCTCTGGCTGCCCTTGCATACAGCCACACTGTGTAAAATCGAGTCACCTTCTTCTAAAGGAAGGGTCTCTACTGGCTCAAATTTGTCATAGCTGAGAGATTTGTATTCAGGCCTCCCGTTCTGAAACATGCGAGGGTCCTCCTTGGAGTCATGCATCTCTCTTTTATccttttctgcctcctccttGGTTTGTGCCACAGAAGGGCACGCCGAGATGGTCTGCTTGAGGAGCGGTTTGGACTTGGGCTTTGGCAGGGCATTTCTGACAGAAGGCAAAGCTTGAGAAGAGGCGTTACTGAATGTATGCTGAACCTGTGCCTTGCCAGGGCTGGTGAAAGTGTCACCGAGAGCCTGGCCACTGCTCCTAGCAGCgtgctgctgggaggcagctCTGCTTTTGGCATAGGCAGATGGATTATACAATACTCTGTAGTCCAGTGGATTCAGCAACTGGATTGTAGCTGCAGATTCGCTTCTGGTGTTGGCCGTTTCTGggttctcttccttttcctgctcaCTTTTGCTGCTTCCGCTCTCGGCCTTGCACTTGGCTGTAGTCGAAAATGCAGTCACCCTGCTCAGTCTTGGAAATCTTCGGCATATTAGCACTGTAGCCATGGATCACAATTTACTGGGGTCAGAATTGCTTCCAGGTACTGAAAAAAGGGCAGACGAAGAATGAGTGGCTTCCACCTAACACGAAGCACTTTTTAATCTATC
The Haliaeetus albicilla chromosome 1, bHalAlb1.1, whole genome shotgun sequence DNA segment above includes these coding regions:
- the UBOX5 gene encoding RING finger protein 37 isoform X1, translating into MVINVCLPQFKPRIHCNKISADGYEVENLISEDLARRNRGFRSEYFIKPPVHVTISFPFNIEICRINIDISSGGYQTFSGLEVYTSTSCNKTSWQSPEGQFSGLAGQPVSDKDTFTLVGKAVLKNQSKVTFGHRGFKPRPPFHQMENVFSYPGSASQDLWNKGPASLSNVSHLKICITHVAGGGLPCIKRLEVWGQPAKSCPQEVIEGVFQVASQFFAQDVGSLKPELWTPMESDCVPFSANDSEQQTLRKLVDVVQDIPEEFLDPITLEIMTFPMLLPSGKVIDQTTLEKCNRSEASWGRVPSDPFTGVAFSQHSQPLPHPTLKARIDHFLLQHSIPGTNLLGRPHASEMLVPSSITMSSLKRKMDCMDQSSVQPPYFSSTNLLVTSTSENSAKKMKTDNDSHLIQMDCSTDPVSHEQKLSESLDTALNSALSSMPSFTAKLMKSQQQVQSEGGCSSSWSVGTILEHSRSSQTQGCSSCGKTFSSYFKTESVYQLPCGHLMCRPCLAEKQKSPSSILCGSCKRSAATHDVRRVHF
- the UBOX5 gene encoding RING finger protein 37 isoform X2 translates to MVINVCLPQFKPRIHCNKISADGYEVENLISEDLARRNRGFRSEYFIKPPVHVTISFPFNIEICRINIDISSGGYQTFSGLEVYTSTSCNKTSWQSPEGQFSGLAGQPVSDKDTFTLVGKAVLKNQSKVTFGHRGFKPRPPFHQMENVFSYPGSASQDLWNKGPASLSNVSHLKICITHVAGGGLPCIKRLEVWGQPAKSCPQEVIEGVFQVASQFFAQDVGSLKPELWTPMESDCVPFSANDSEQQTLRKLVDVVQDIPEEFLDPITLEIMTFPMLLPSGKVIDQTTLEKCNRSEASWGRVPSDPFTGVAFSQHSQPLPHPTLKARIDHFLLQHSIPGTNLLGRPHASEMLVPSSITMSSLKRKMDCMDQSSVQPPYFSSTNLLVTSTSENSAKKMKTDNDSHLIQMDCSTDPVSHEQKLSESLDTALNSALSSMPSFTAKLMKSQQQVQSEGGCSSSWSVGTILGATEA
- the FASTKD5 gene encoding FAST kinase domain-containing protein 5, mitochondrial, which translates into the protein MATVLICRRFPRLSRVTAFSTTAKCKAESGSSKSEQEKEENPETANTRSESAATIQLLNPLDYRVLYNPSAYAKSRAASQQHAARSSGQALGDTFTSPGKAQVQHTFSNASSQALPSVRNALPKPKSKPLLKQTISACPSVAQTKEEAEKDKREMHDSKEDPRMFQNGRPEYKSLSYDKFEPVETLPLEEGDSILHSVAVCKGSQSPGTITDYFCKLSRLPVEQHAALVSEPRFNTLCRCAVKNIRLFSTSELVDILKACVRLVVPPTHPLLNACENEFCRRVWDMNLDQLLLVADCWRCLERSVPSYLSILFSYANMHWKDLTLPQFVQLLYIIGEGRRSPADLTQKVESMILKYLDSFMLEEVGAVCLGLFKSLSGISDHVMRKIADRVYLQMEDMSTYALVNVLKLLRYSRVDHLPLLKELGKVIPTRIPTVNIQGIMHITLTCSSLHYFDEGIMAAVAMSLPSKVTYCRSKDAAKFLWSFGCLDYEPPNEEEFYCSLIEQMHRKLHEFRKYPEHLLTGLLGLAFVKRFPEDLIDYALRDEFVQKTRGSKYELKKDLFTLSKSVEIECPSYQGSRLSPQLYQEMTEMVLNFAEQEIYVRPEIVEAVSLLESMLGGPEYVKNHMILPHTRSSDLEVHLAMDGHPIPFNLKDPITDKKLKDFGVSLTDDLMAQLIKGTSSSQSPVEVENEARTPGQEGREEAGTPNAGDSAVLSGGALLADARLQVEPKSECCLEVPPSLTLDRQPRQVKLAIQVSNRNHYCYCSKRLLGLHCLKRRQLQQLGYVVVELPFWEWFPLLKRTRLEKLSYLHYKVFDPALLSRAG